GCGTGATCTGAACTTGATTTTGAGAGATAAAATTTGCCTCaggatttttctctttcttctttagtGATTCTTGATAAAGCTCAACGAAGTGTTCGAGAGTACGATAATAATGTGCATAATGAACTCTTCCACCACATCGAAAACCAACTTTCCTAGTTGCTTCACGTTTCTCATCCCTtaatttttcccttttatttgatgaatgattaATGTCAGGAGCAAAATTATGTTCTTGACCGTATTCACGACCACGACCACGTCCACGTCCACGACCACGATTAGGACCGCGACCTTTATCACACCAAACATGGTGGGCGTACGCCTCATTCACTTCAGAAAGTGGTTCAGATCCAGTAGGTCGattctcataatttttaaataataaatcattatttttctcggccacaagaagatgagaaattAGTTGAGAATACTTTTTGAAACCTTTCTCTCGATATTGTTGCTGCAAGAACATTAGTGCACCAATTGCACTAATGAATGCGCTTCATCCATACAAAatcttttcaacactttttcTGTGTAGGTagattgatgaacaaaaataccATTTGTCAACTGATCAATTTGCAAACCAAGACATAGTTTTGTCCTTCCcagatctttcatctcaaattcattttttaaataattaatatccgTTTGAATATCCATTGGAGTTCCAATAATAATTATGTtatcaacataaacaacaagtacaacaaattctgatattattttctttataaagacACATGAAAAAATTGCATCATTTGTATATCCTTCCTAAATTAAATACTCACTAAGACGGTTATACCACATGCGCCCAGATTTCTTCAAATCGTATAATGATCTTTGCAATTTAATAGAATACATTTCTCGAGATTTTGATTCACATGATTTAGGCATCGCAAATCCTTTaggaattttcatgtatatctcattatcaaGTGATCCATAAAGGTAGGTTGTAACCACATCCATTAAGTGCATTTCAAGTTTCTCATGGACTTTGAAACAAACGAGATAACACTATGTTATTGCATCCATAACGGGTGAGTATGTCTCTTCATAAGCAACACTAGGCCTTTGAGAAAATCCTTGTGCCAGAAGGCGTGCTTTATacctttttatttcatttttctcattactTATTCACACAAAAATCCATTTGTAACCAACAGGTTTAATACCATTAGGTGTTTGAACTACAGGTACAAAAACTTCACGCATGGCAAGTGATTTCAACTTTAATTAAATTGCTTcatgccattttggccaatcatttcgTTTTCGACATTCTATAACTGATTAAGGTTTTTGATCCTCATTATCTTGCATGATATTTGTTGCAACATTATATGCAAAGACATAATTAACCACTATTTGTGATCGATTCATATTAGTTTCAAAATCTCTTAAATTTATGGATAATTCATTATTTCCTTGAGTTTCAAGTTCATTGATTCTTTCATGAATATaacaattattcaaattttgaacttccatATGAGGTTCTTTCATAGTGTCATCTTGACATTTaatctctctatttttctaGGATTTTGATCCTTAGACCTTAATGGTCTACCACgctttaggtgtgtttttgactCATTAGCTATGACACTAGTGGATGGTCCTTTAGGGACATCAACTCGAATTCAGACATTTTCTGAAGGAATATGTTATTTAGTAATCCTTTTCAAAACTGTAAATGCGTCTAGCATTTGATTTGCAATTTTCTACAAAAGAATAatcttttgtacttcttgttcgCAAGTAGAAGAATATCAATCAAGATGAGACATTGTTAaatttttccacaaaatttctCGTTTTATTTAACTATTGTCTCCCACTAAGTTTGGGAAAACTGTCTCATCAAACCGACAATCTGCAAATCTAGCAGTAAACATGTCTTTAGTCAATGGTTCAAGATAGCGGATAATGGAGGGTgactcaaacccaacatatattcCTAACCTTCTTTTAGTGCCCATCTTAGTGCGGTTGGGTGGTGCCACAGGCACATGTACAACACATCCAAAAATTCTTTGATTGGATATATTAGGTTCTTGAACCATAAACAATTGCAATGGATAAACTTTATGATAACTTGTTGGTCTGATACGAATAAGTGTTGCAGCATGCAAAATTACATCTCCACACACAGAAGTGGGAAACTtagttttcataagcaatgatCTTGCTATTAATTGCAAACGTTTAATTAATGACTCAATGAGACCATTctgagtatgaacatgagcaATGGAGTGTTCAACTCTTATCCTAATTGctaaacaataatcattaaatgattGGGATGAAAACTCAGCAGCATTATCAAAATGAATGGACTTAAACTTATTATCAGGAAAGTGTTCccttaatcttattatttgtgccaataattttgcaaatgcCAAGTTACGAGATGGcaataggcacacatgagaccatctaAAGAAGCATCTATTAGaaccataaaatatctaaatgacCCACTAGGTAGGTtaataggtccacaaatatccccttatatatgttccaaaaaccAAGGGGACTCAATCTTAACATTCATTagtgatggtctcacaattaacttgccttgataacaagcagtacaagaaaattcaccatttaaaaaacttttaggTCTTTTAGTGGATGTTCATTCAAATATTCTATAATTCTTCTCATCATTATTGACCCAGGATGTCCTAGATGGTCATGCAAAATTACAAATGTATTGGAATCaataaacttcttatttactataaaatgtgcctaaattgcactaattttttttctaatacaaGCAAGAAGATAAAACAAGGAACTTTTCTATAACACATGTCTGCCCACagacattcttggtgatacaaagatattcaagatttatttaGTCCATTGATTGTATATGATAACCATTTTCACGGATATctttaaaactcaacaagtttctcttagattttggagaaaacatggcattattaatgatgagtttAGTTCCCTTAGGATAAATTACTGTGGCTCTTCTAAAACCCTCAATCATATTAGTACTACCAAATATTgtattaacatttattttacccATActcaaatgagaaaaaatatttcttatttttgaatatcgTATGTGTTGTACTATAATTAATCAAACGAATATCTTCATATTCCAATAATATGTTCTTAGAATTATCCATATCTTCACATGAAATGtgatacacaaaataaatatacattaaatattaGTGTTGTCAAAAGGTTAAAGTTATtcaaaggaataaattaataattaaatattagaaattgagCCTTAGTTTATTGTTTCCTCTAAGTCAAAAACGAGTTGTTAggaaaattaaatcaaatcattatttaatcctAGTTAAATAAAAGACTGCAAGTGTTTAacattatatcaaattaaagacctaatataatacaaacacgtgataaatttttatatttgactaACTCTATCATattagaataatattaataaatcaatgaaaaatatgaattacttaATTAAGAATTAAGGAACAAGCTAATGAAcgactaaactaatttaaaatactaatactCATGCAAACAACTATcattacatataatttattaataaatactaccaaaaaaatatcactCTTCCATGTTCACAGAACCATCACCAATTAAGTaatctatttttccttcaaGATGTGTAAAGAAATCTACTACATCCAAGTGCGTGATCTGAACCTGATTTTGAGAGATAAAATTTGCCTCaggatttttctctttcttctttagtGATTCTTGATAAAGCTCAACGAAGTGTTCGAGAGTACGATAATAATGTGCATAATGAACTCTTCCACCACATCGAAAACAACCTTTCCTAGTTGCTTCACGTTTCTCATCTCTtaatttttcccttttatttgatgaatgattaatgtcaggagaaaaattatattcttgACCGTATTCACGACCACGACCACGTTCACGTCCACGACCACGATTAGGACCGCGACCTTTATCATACCAAACATGGTGGGCATACGCCTCATTCACTTCAGAAAGTGGTTCAGATCCAGTAGGTCGAT
The DNA window shown above is from Solanum lycopersicum chromosome 11, SLM_r2.1 and carries:
- the LOC138339430 gene encoding uncharacterized protein; this translates as MFLQQQYREKGFKKYSQLISHLLVAEKNNDLLFKNYENRPTGSEPLSEVNEAYAHHVWCDKGRGPNRGRGRGRGRGREYGQEHNFAPDINHSSNKREKLRDEKREATRKVGFRCGGRVHYAHYYRTLEHFVELYQESLKKKEKNPEANFISQNQVQITHLDVADFFTHLEGKIDHLIGDGSVNMEE
- the LOC138339431 gene encoding uncharacterized protein, with translation MVSVIDMMEKTFSTFHASNVFLQQQYQEKGFKKYSQLISHLLVAEQNNDLLFKNHENRPTGSEPLSEVNEAYAHHVWYDKGRGPNRGRGRERGRGREYGQEYNFSPDINHSSNKREKLRDEKREATRKGCFRCGGRVHYAHYYRTLEHFVELYQESLKKKEKNPEANFISQNQVQITHLDVVDFFTHLEGKIDYLIGDGSVNMEE